One Aspergillus oryzae RIB40 DNA, chromosome 2 genomic window carries:
- a CDS encoding phosphatidylglycerophosphatase (predicted hydrolase (HAD superfamily)): MPNPPNTNLRAFNLAVQTLLKSPSQFLPHLTIPTITHLPEQVGPSIAANLNLQSADASKTKSPTIRALVLDKDNTICHPKTTTFPPQILDKLHALRTSHTSPFNREQHPDSILIVSNRAGSHPRYDAEVRELEERLSGLRISVFRLPEGSEKKPFCGEEVLEWFRERGVVKGADEIAVVGDRLGTDVLMAARMGSWSVWCRDGVTEGVDPKDVRPGMNLLEKMEVWVERYLRESKGLKAPPPNGWDRQ, translated from the coding sequence atgCCAAACCCACCAAACACCAATCTCCGCGCCTTCAATCTAGCCGTACAAACGCTCCTCAAAAGCCCCTCCCAGTTCCTCCCCCATCTCACAATCCCAACCATAACGCATCTCCCTGAACAAGTTGGTCCCTCAATCGCCGCAAACCTCAACCTTCAATCGGCAGATGCATCCAAAACCAAGTCACCCACTATCCGTGCCCTCGTTCTTGACAAGGACAACACCATCTGCCACCCCAAAACCACGACCTTCCCTCCGCAGATCCTCGATAAGCTGCATGCCCTCCGCACCTCACACACCTCTCCCTTCAACCGCGAGCAACATCCAGATTCAATCTTAATTGTGTCTAATCGTGCGGGTTCACACCCGCGCTATGATGCGGAGGTGCGCGAGCTTGAAGAGCGCCTGTCCGGACTACGAATTTCCGTGTTTCGGTTGCCGGAGGGGAGTGAAAAGAAGCCGTTTTGTGGAGAAGAGGTGCTGGAGTGGTTCCGGGAGAGGGGCGTGGTGAAGGGCGCAGATGAGATTGCCGTCGTAGGGGACCGGTTGGGTACGGATGTGTTGATGGCGGCGCGGATGGGCTCGTGGAGTGTTTGGTGTCGTGATGGAGTTACCGAGGGCGTGGATCCCAAGGACGTCCGGCCTGGGATGAATCTTCTTGAGAAAATGGAGGTTTGGGTGGAGAGGTATCTGAGGGAGTCGAAAGGATTGAAGGCTCCTCCACCGAATGGTTGGGACCGTCAATAG
- a CDS encoding homeobox domain-containing protein (predicted protein) yields the protein MSSTDSPDQSTMSTTPTTTAPTTSSTADSTPSPSISNATTAPSSAARRPQRKSTLTQQQKNNKRQRATQDQLVTLELEFNKNPTPTAATRERIAQEINMTERSVQIWFQNRRAKIKMLAKKSIETGEGCDSIPESMRQYLAMQFDPSKPGARDPFGRTGGYGTSGAYPSESTPSGKVVIHHFTCRSLTIGSWRRIGQNAMDLVVFYSPEKACMTYYINNDSAGYKIEYPFAYIKNITLESGDQGPQPNGAPPRPGGLVVELNRPPLFYMDSSNSGGFYQCGDFTEDQQASQILVHHLGGHPKVLSVQLAKLVSLESFQNRLAYNNFAVNAPMSPPFIQRPASQPNQFAPAFMNMIPETQTHLNLQVPRGHRRQRSRSVPVAVDFSALQTPLATYNLPQTPVHFNHADSNIFAPVPQSAHPLAANLRIDTSAAYGFDPRTHPMSATTATASPSDFASPGLFSNGGHGDSTPVATTMGTSFNLPFVSPQVDSSNMGPQSASPYSTVSHADPMIADHSPPLSNMHASQEMYSMSNEHQPSFAEEGMQMNVMYPKQNMNFTVPTSMGFEGNTFDLPMQTLSGHTSPGVQGDYQMTSMENADPNAFATGS from the exons ATGTCTTCGACAGACTCCCCTGACCAGTCGACTATGTCGACTacccccaccaccacagcaCCGACCACCTCTTCAACTGCCGATTCCACGCCGTCTCCATCCATATCCAATGCCACCACGGCGCCTTCTTCCGCGGCCCGTCGGCCTCAGCGCAAGAGTACTCTGACCCAACAACAGAAGAATAACAAGCGTCAGCGGGCGACTCAAGATCAGCTGGTTACTCTAGAGTTGGAATTCAACAAGAACCCCACCCCTACGGCTGCTACGCGCGAAAGAATCGCCCAGGAAATTAACATGACTGAGCGGTCTGTTCAGATTTGGTTCCAGAACAG GCGCGCAAAGATCAAGATGCTcgcgaagaagagcattgaAACTGGTGAGGGCTGCGATTCAATCCCAGAGTCTATGCGCCAGTATCTGGCTATGCAATTCGACCCCAGCAAGCCCGGCGCAAGAGATCCGTTCGGCCGCACAGGAGGCTATGGAACCAGTGGCGCTTACCCGAGCGAGTCCACTCCCTCTGGAAAAGTTGTGATCCATCACTTCACATGTCGGTCATTGACCATCGGTAGCTGGCGGCGCATTGGGCAGAACGCGATGGACTTGGTCGTCTTCTACTCCCCCGAAAAAGCCTGCATGACTTACTACATCAACAATGATTCTGCAGGATACAAGATCGAATACCCTTTCGCATACATTAAGAATATCACCTTGGAGTCAGGCGACCAAGGACCACAGCCAAATGGCGCTCCCCCGAGGCCCGGTGGTCTAGTGGTGGAGTTGAACCGACCGCCGCTTTTTTACATGgactcctccaactccggTGGATTTTACCAGTGCGGCGACTTCACAGAAGACCAGCAAGCTAGCCAGATCTTGGTGCACCACCTTGGAGGTCATCCAAAAGTTCTGAGTGTGCAACTCGCCAAGTTGGTGTCGTTGGAGTCGTTCCAGAATCGCTTGGCATACAACAACTTCGCTGTAAATGCGCCCATGTCTCCTCCGTTTATCCAACGCCCTGCTTCGCAGCCAAACCAATTCGCACCGGCATTCATGAACATGATCCCGGAAACTCAGACTCATCTGAACCTTCAGGTTCCCCGTGGACACAGACGTCAACGGAGTCGCTCTGTTCCAGTGGCCGTCGACTTCTCTGCTTTGCAAACGCCTCTTGCTACCTACAATCTGCCACAGACTCCAGTGCATTTCAACCATGCGGATTCCAACATTTTCGCGCCAGTCCCTCAGTCGGCACACCCCTTGGCTGCGAACCTGCGGATTGATACCTCGGCTGCGTACGGCTTCGATCCCCGTACTCACCCCATGTCTGCGACGACGGCGACAGCCTCGCCGTCGGACTTCGCTAGTCCCgggctcttctccaatggaGGCCATGGCGATTCGACCCCTGTCGCAACGACCATGGGAACCTCCTTTAACCTGCCTTTCGTATCCCCTCAAGTTGACTCTTCCAACATGGGGCCACAGTCGGCCTCCCCATATTCGACCGTTAGCCACGCCGATCCTATGATTGCGGATCATTCGCCTCCGCTTTCGAACATGCACGCGTCGCAGGAGATGTACAGCATGAGCAATGAGCACCAGCCGAGCTTTGCGGAAGAGGGCATGCAGATGAATGTGATGTATCCCAAGCAGAACATGAACTTTACCGTTCCAACCTCCATGGGCTTCGAAGGAAACACTTTTGATCTGCCCATGCAGACCTTGTCCGGTCACACCTCTCCAGGTGTTCAGGGCGACTACCAAATGACGTCTATGGAAAACGCCGATCCGAATGCATTCGCCACTGGATCTTGA
- a CDS encoding aminophospholipid-translocating P4-type ATPase DNF3 (P-type ATPase): MATSAPEHSPVHIDDTSTAYFSSDPSEDLKGGRHMSTSIAYEKWLKRRAAITGIKARYEAFMESARKTILRIKDIPPSKDGRHIVLDPTRTEELIDERTGRPYCGNWIRSSRYSLWSFFPRQLFAQFTKLANFYFLVVAILQMIPGLSTTGSFTTLVPLLIFVGISMGKEGFDDWRRYRLDKEENNRYAPVLRPGAGIMSQSSSSDNISVASDAQDWSLVKWKDIKVGDVVKLERDQPVPADMVLLHADGPNDIAYIETMALDGETNLKNKQPCQPVAKVCATVDGICSNAMHFAVEDPNLDLYKFDGNVTVAEGEKMPLTNNEVIYRGSIMRNTEQAIGMVIYTGEECKIRMNANKNPRIKSPALQARVNRVVMLIVLLVVVLAVACTVAYIYWSDDVEQNSWYLDKANVSYGPIFTSFLIMFNTMIPISLYVSMEIVKVAQMLMLNADIDMYDPESDTPIEARTSTINEELGQVSYIFSDKTGTLTNNSMRFRKMSVAGTAWYHDFDLREEEAREGGREKLIHKKRSFKGKKSMTRKSNVSEARSHLARPSSTSVADKTRKPGRPVLDYRTADMVKYIQRKPYTLFARKAKMFVLAIALCHTCIPESDELGNTSFQAASPDELALVMAAQELGYLVTDRQPNTLTVRTYLNGPDGPASEETYEILDVIEFSSARKRMSVVVRMPDQRICLFCKGADSILMQLLKRAALAQEKAVEIERRASKRKAAEASEIIRRNSEYQARNSGVRTSLSRPSMTHRRSSVSGRHMSTLRESIDVWLRDRETDGGILNRGNDAEYYSPRPSAQIGRPSTTMSDSGSSVNDDDEEDLVEEALVVNEEAVFERCFQHLNDFATEGLRTLLYGHRFLDEASYNTWKTAYREACTSLDDRQEKIEKVGEQLEQQLELTGATAIEDKLQKGVPEAIDKLRRANIKLWMLTGDKRETAINVGHSCRLVKDYSTLVILDQETGEVERSIVKFTSDLTQGTVAHSVVVVDGQTLSMIEADETLRARFFKLAILVDSVICCRASPKQKAFLVHSIRKQVKDSITLAIGDGANDIAMIQEAHVGIGITGKEGLQAARISDYSIAQFRFLLKLLLVHGRWNYMRACKYTLGTFWKEMLFYLTQALYQRWNGYTGTSLYEPWSLSMFNTLFTSLAVIFLGIFTKDLAASTLLAVPELYTKGQQHGGFNIKLYLGWTFMATCEAMIVYFTMFGLWANVMFTHTGSDIFSSGLLTYTACVIIINTKLQALEVHNKTYLSLAVFIISVGGWFVWDMILSRQYNFGSGDGIYHVPGNFIFQSGHDLAFWVILLLTVVAVIVFEVTVSAVRANLFPTDVDIFQEYEQDLEIRKRFEEAAASELQQGWDHGSKKSSLELAREAEMEAREKQVQELLSRPRVMTKTGSGPMGTETEVELAGYNSSADHVADRSNPMTEDEVMNTPRRSVEIHELFTKGFGAIRKGQL; this comes from the exons ATGGCT ACTTCAGCACCTGAGCATAGTCCTGTTCATATTGATGATACCTCGACGGCATATTTTTCCTCTGACCCATCGGAAGATCTCAAGGGAGGTAGGCACATGTCTACCAGTATCGCATATGAGAAATGGCTAAAGAGACGGGCTGCCATTACTGGAATTAAGGCTCGGTATGAAGCATTCATGGAGTCCGCTCGCAAAACAATTCTTCGGATCAAAGATATACCTCCAAGCAAGGATGGCCGCCATATTGTTCTTGACCCTACTAGGACAGAGGAATTGATCGATGAGAGGACCGGAAGGCCCTACTGTGGAAATTGGATTCGATCTAGTCGTTACAGCCTCTGGAGTTTCTTTCCCCGACAACTTTTCGCTCAATTCACTAAGCTAGCAAACTTCTACTTCCTTGTGGTGGCTATTTTGCAGATGATTCCTGGCTTGAGTACGACGGGTTCCTTCACTACTCTGGTCCCACTGTTGATCTTCGTTGGCATCTCTATGGGGAAGGAAGGCTTTGACGACTGGCGTCGCTATCGCTtggacaaagaagagaacaacCGCTATGCGCCCGTTTTGCGTCCAGGTGCCGGAATAATGTCCCAATCCTCGTCTAGTGATAACATCTCCGTTGCCAGTGACGCCCAGGATTGGTCTCTGGTGAAGTGGAAAGATATCAAGGTCGGGGATGTTGTGAAGCTGGAGCGTGATCAGCCTGTGCCAGCGGATATGGTTCTGCTCCATGCAGACGGGCCCAACGACATCGCTTACATTGAAACAATGGCTTTAGATGGTGAGACAAACCTCAAAAACAAGCAGCCTTGTCAACCAGTTGCCAAGGTGTGTGCAACAGTCGATGGCATTTGCAGCAATGCCATGCACTTCGCTGTCGAGGATCCCAATTTGGATCTCTATAAGTTTGATGGCAATGTTACGGTTGCCGAGGGCGAAAAAATGCCACTGACGAACAACGAGGTTATCTACCGTGGTAGCATTATGCGTAATACGGAGCAGGCGATCGGTATGGTTATCTACACTGGCGAGGAGTGTAAAATCCGAATGAACGCGAACAAGAATCCTCGAATCAAGTCACCTGCGCTTCAGGCCCGTGTCAACCGGGTAGTCATGCTGATTGTACTACTGGTGGTCGTGCTGGCGGTCGCCTGCACCGTCGCATACATTTACTGGTCAGACGATGTTGAGCAAAACTCTTGGTACCTTGACAAGGCAAACGTGTCCTATGGTCCAATATTCACCTCGTTCCTGATCATGTTCAACACCATGATTCCTATCTCACTCTACGTGAGTATGGAAATTGTCAAGGTTGCGcagatgctgatgctgaACGCTGATATCGACATGTATGACCCGGAGAGTGACACGCCAATCGAGGCACGGACATCTACTATCAACGAAGAATTGGGCCAAGTCAGCTACATTTTTTCCGACAAAACCGGCACCTTGACAAACAACTCGATGCGCTTCCGCAAGATGAGTGTTGCCGGTACTGCCTGGTATCACGACTTTGACCTACGTGAAGAGGAGGCGAGAGAAGGAGGTCGAGAAAAGCTCATCCACAAAAAGCGGAGTTTCAAAGGCAAGAAGTCTATGACCCGTAAGTCTAATGTGTCCGAGGCTAGGTCTCATCTCGCAAGACCTAGCTCGACGTCAGTTGCCGACAAGACACGGAAGCCCGGTCGACCGGTGCTCGACTATCGTACAGCTGACATGGTCAAGTACATCCAACGCAAACCTTACACCTTATTTGCCCGCAAGGCGAAAATGTTCGTCCTGGCCATTGCCCTATGCCACACGTGTATTCCGGAAAGCGATGAGCTTGGGAATACTTCCTTCCAGGCAGCATCGCCCGATGAATTGGCTTTAGTCATGGCCGCCCAAGAACTCGGATATCTCGTCACAGACCGGCAGCCAAATACCCTAACGGTCCGGACATACCTCAATGGCCCCGATGGGCCAGCCTCTGAAGAGACCTACGAGATTCTAGATGTGATAGAATTTTCGAGTGCTCGTAAGCGGATGTCGGTTGTGGTGCGAATGCCCGATCAGCGAATTTGCTTGTTTTGCAAGGGTGCGGATAGCATTCTGATGCAGTTACTCAAACGAGCAGCTCTTGCGCAAGAGAAGGCggttgaaattgaaagacGCGCCAGCAAACGCAAGGCAGCCGAAGCAAGTGAAATCATCAGGCGAAACAGCGAGTATCAGGCTCGGAACAGTGGAGTTCGCACCAGCTTGAGTCGACCTAGCATGACACACAGGCGTTCTAGTGTTTCTGGGCGGCATATGTCCACACTACGGGAAAGTATCGATGTTTGGCTTCGTGACAGGGAGACGGATGGCGGTATTCTGAATAGGGGGAACGATGCCGAGTATTATAGCCCGCGACCTTCGGCGCAGATAGGACGGCCATCTACTACCATGTCGGACTCGGGAAGCTCAGttaacgatgatgatgaagaagatttGGTGGAGGAAGCCCTGGTAGTCAATGAGGAGGCTGTTTTTGAAAGATGCTTCCAGCACCTCAATGACTTCGCCACCGAAGGCTTGCGGACTCTGTTATACGGTCACCGTTTCCTTGATGAAGCTTCGTACAACACCTGGAAGACAGCCTATCGTGAGGCGTGTACCAGCCTTGACGATCGacaggagaagatcgagaaggtCGGTGAGCAGCTTGAACAGCAACTCGAGTTAACTGGGGCAACAGCCATCGAAGACAAGCTGCAGAAAGGCGTGCCCGAGGCTATTGATAAGCTGCGTCGAGCCAACATCAAGCTATGGATGTTGACTGGTGATAAGCGCGAGACAGCCATTAATGTTGGACATTCATGCCGTCTGGTGAAGGACTACTCGACCCTAGTTATCCTTGATCAAGAGACCGGCGAGGTTGAGCGATCTATTGTGAAATTCACCTCGGATCTTACCCAAGGGACCGTGGCCCATTCGGTAGTTGTGGTGGACGGACAAACGTTGTCAATGATTGAGGCAGACGAAACTCTAAGAGCACGCTTCTTCAAGCTTGCCATCCTCGTCGATTCGGTCATTTGCTGCCGCGCAAGTCCTAAACAGAAAGCGTTCCTTGTACACTCGATCCGGAAGCAGGTGAAGGATTCGATCACTCTTGCGATTGGCGATGGTGCCAACGACATCGCCATGATCCAAGAGGCACATGTTGGCATAGGCATTACGGGCAAAGAAGGGTTGCAGGCAGCACGTATTTCAGACTACTCGATTGCGCAATTCCGGTTCTTGTTGAAACTGCTCCTTGTCCACGGCCGATGGAACTATATGCGGGCCTGCAAGTATACACTGGGAACATTCTGGAAAGAAATGCTGTTTTACTTGACTCAGGCGCTTTATCAACGCTGGAATGGCTACACAGGTACCAGTTTGTACGAGCCGTGGAGCTTGAGTATGTTTAACACCCTTTTCACATCCCTGGCTGTGATCTTCCTGGGTATATTCACCAAGGATCTGGCCGCGTCGACTCTCTTGGCTGTTCCGGAATTGTACACCAAAGGCCAGCAACATGGTGGCTTTAACATCAAGTTATATTTGGGCTGGACATTCATGGCTACTTGCGAGGCGATGATCGTCTACTTTACCATGTTTGGTCTATGGGCAAATGTGATGTTCACCCATACGGGAAGCGACATCTTTTCGTCTGGCCTCCTCACATACACGGCCTGCGTCATCATTATCAATACCAAGTTACAGGCGTTGGAAGTGCACAACAAGACGTATTTGTCGCTCGCTGTGTTCATTATTTCGGTTGGGGGCTGGTTTGTGTGGGACATGATCTTGTCCCGCCAATACAACTTCGGTTCTGGAGACGGTATCTACCACGTGCCCggcaacttcatcttccagtcCGGCCATGATCTGGCCTTCTGGGTGATTTTACTTCTGACGGTGGTGGCTGTCATCGTGTTTGAGGTTACGGTCAGCGCAGTGCGGGCCAATCTCTTCCCGACTGATGTGGATATCTTCCAAGAGTATGAGCAAGATTTGGAGATCCGTAAGAGATTCGAAGAAGCCGCGGCATCAGAGCTGCAGCAAGGCTGGGACCACGGCAGCAAGAAGTCTAGCCTTGAGCTGGCACGCGAAGCGGAAATGGAGGCACGGGAGAAACAAGTACAAGAACTGCTCTCCCGGCCGAGAGTGATGACCAAGACAGGATCTGGTCCGATGGGAACGGAGACGGAGGTGGAATTGGCCGGTTACAACAGCAGCGCTGACCATGTTGCCGACCGTTCGAATCCGATgacagaagatgaggtgATGAACACTCCTCGACGATCGGTTGAGATTCACGAGTTGTTTACGAAGGGCTTCGGAGCGATCCGGAAGGGACAGTTGTAG
- the rfeF gene encoding putative transcription factor RfeF (predicted protein): MSRAVPPVYLTRELWDEKAAGRAGPGGPQGPGGPGGFGGPQGPGGPGGFRGPGGPPPGPQGPPPGQYGGYNPGPGYGQRGNPNQPPPPGPYGPGPGYAMILLYFLFLFLFLFSLVSFVKV; this comes from the exons ATGTCTCGCGCCGTTCCCCCTGTGTATTTGACGCGAGAGCTTTGG gacgagaaggcCGCTGGCCGTGCTGGGCCTGGAGGGCCTCAAGGACCTGGCGGACCTGGGGGGTTCGGAGGACCTCAAGGGCCTGGTGGACCGGGCGGATTCCGGGGACCGGGCGGACCTCCTCCAGGACCTCAAGGACCTCCACCAGGCCAGTACGGTGGCTATAACCCGGGGCCTGGATACGGCCAGCGAGGAAACCCTAACCAACCCCCACCACCCGGTCCATATGGCCCAGGACCGGGATATG CGATGATTTTGTTATACttcctgtttctttttctttttcttttctctcttgtttcGTTTGTGAAAGTTTAA
- a CDS encoding Gfo/Idh/MocA family oxidoreductase (predicted protein) has protein sequence MTQTILRVGILTDGGQAIQNLYLPVLRTLHDSYRVAAIYDSSTLSPKDSTADDLPKVASSPERVLNDPSVDLVLNFMPNEYHETYTVAALEAGKHVMVETPVSLSIPSALRIIETEKRAPNQAKVFVASARRYAPCFEVFKKEAASLDRIYYARCRNIAGPHVAHTATAPKNKHLRIKGSIRDGLSLDDQHGERLRHCLLQEVFLGEDLTEERLSLSRFLASLGCHDLGLMRDTLGHPDAVSNITVNEPFYSAVFYYNGSVSRGHHPFTLIYETGTDSVPRCDAHLALYGNTKTVSMHYDLPYAQGKPSRVVVETADGKGNLKRTESVSSWEDAFNAELKALHAYLVEGKPARTTAKDSLQDLKLFQTIFEHVKGGSYRGIQAH, from the exons ATGACACAAACAATCTTGCGGGTTGGAATTCTCACAGATGGGGGCCAAGCCATCCAAAACCTCTATCTCCCTGTTCTCCGAACACTTCACGACTCGTATCGCGTCGCTGCTATCTACGACTCCTCCACTCTGTCTCCGAAAGACAGCACGGCCGATGATTTGCCTAAGGTTGCTTCTAGCCCGGAAAGGGTTCTGAATGACCCTTCCGTCGACCTTGTCCTGAACTTCATGCCGAATGAATACCACGAAACATACACTGTTGCAGCCTTGGAAGCTGGCAAGCATGTTATGGTGGAAACTCCCGTCAGCCTGAGTATTCCGAGCGCTTTGCGCATAATTGAGACTGAGAAGCGGGCTCCGAACCAAGCGAAAGTTTTCGTGGCCTCTGCACGTCGGTATGCGCCTTGTTTCGAGGTCTTTAAGAAAGAAGCCGCCAGCCTGGATCGGATATACTATGCTCGATGTCGTAATATCGCAGGGCCACACGTGGCGCACACAGCTACTGCGCCGAAGAACAAACACCTGAGGATAAAGGGGAGTATACGAGACGGGCTGTCTCTCGACGACCAGCATGGCGAGCGGCTGCGCCATTGCCTTCTCCAGGAGGTTTTCCTTGGCGAGGATTTGACTGAGGAGCGTCTCTCCCTAAGCCGATTTCTGGCATCCTTAGGGTGTCATGACTTGGGCCTGATGCGCGATACACTGGGGCATCCCGATGCCGTTTCCAACATTACAGTGAATGAACCATTCTACTCGGCCGTGTTCTATTACAATGGCAGCGTTAGTCGGGGTCACCATCCGTTTACTTTGATATACGAAACAGGAACCGATTCCGTTCCTCGATGTGACGCACACCTAGCTCTCTATGGTAATACCAAGACCGTGAGCATGCATTATGATTTACCTTACGCCCAAGGCAAGCCATCACGGGTGGTTGTGGAAACAGCGGATGGCAAGGGGAATCTGAAAAGAACGGAGAGTGTTAGTAGCTGGGAGGATGCGTTTAACGCCGAGCTTAAGGCGTTGCATGCGTACTTGGTTGAGGGAAAGCCTGCCCGGACAACAGCAAAAGACTCCCTCCAGGATCTCAAATTGTTTCAAACGATTTTTGAGCA CGTGAAGGGCGGGAGTTATCGAGGTATACAAGCACATTGA
- a CDS encoding signal recognition particle subunit SRP72 (signal recognition particle, subunit Srp72) — protein MATQSLSSLLQRTSIDDHEEVLRSSNAALAKSKSDIQAQHVKVVALLKLDRYEDALRVFEEGGDALKKRAALEYAYTLYKTANLDEAIEVVSQVANDRGARHLEAQATYRAEKFRRAADLYEELTKDEDALANEVNDLRINAWAVDAQLQWKGYPDYVRHNRPTRDDLEAFETVYNAACLSIAKGEFGQGEMLLKRAKELCRTSEDLTPEDKAAELLPIAVQQLYVLIRQGKSEEAESVLEEISVNDISELSTKRVALNNITLVRDTTTNPYALYKSLHATPVSIDNDKLFDYQDNIVTGNVHAADLLVQKYDGIIRSTSKALSQAPYPSAKPNVNLLSVYNAAAHARGQAGTPALKAILPALERRPKDIGLALTAVQLYVTEGNTTSAITTLEKSLQLLEDSISEQDKEVRFNPGLLGILVSLYKLEGRRVQIRSELAKAAAYWQEHVEAPPSLLRAAAQSLLHSSDRADLTTAGDLFKSLYQKDRNDSFAIAGYVASQATLDYAKIESQVDTLPPIDDLISDVDVNALESAGISPPSSAAAAAAAAIAGARKRTSGDKQGRATKRVRKSRLPKDYDASKTPDPERWLPLRDRSNYRPKGRKGKQRAAERTQGGIVNEKAEESPAPVAQQQKSQGGGANKKKKKGKR, from the exons ATGGCTACCCAGTCGCTAAGCTCGCTGTTACAGCGGACGTCGATCGACGATCACGAGGAAGTCCTTCGCTCATCCAACGCAGCTTTGGCCAAATCGAAATCGGATATTCAGGCGCAGCATGTGAAGGTGGTGGCATTGCTAAAGCTCGACCGCTACGAGGACGCTCTACGTGTCTTCGAAGAGGGAGGTGATgctctgaagaagagggccGCTTTGGAATACGCTTACACTCTGTACAAGACCGCAAACCTGGATGAGGCCATTGAAGTAGTTTCACAGGTCGCGAATGACAGAGGTGCTCGTCATTTGGAGGCTCAAGCC ACCTACCGTGCCGAGAAATTCCGCCGCGCAGCTGATCTCTACGAAGAATTGACTAAAGACGAGGATGCCCTTGCGAACGAAGTAAACGACTTGCGGATAAATGCGTGGGCTGTGGATGCCCAGTTACAGTGGAAAGGATACCCCGACTATGTCCGTCATAACAGGCCCACAAGAGATGATCTGGAGGCGTTCGAGACTGTCTACAATGCTGCCTGTCTGAGTATCGCCAAGGGCGAATTTGGTCAGGGAGAAATGTTGCTCAAGCGGGCGAAAG AGCTATGCCGGACATCGGAGGACCTTACACCCGAGGATAAAGCCGCTGAGCTGCTCCCGATTGCTGTGCAGCAATTATATGTCTTGATCCGACAGGGCAAATCGGAGGAGGCAGAGTCGGTGCTGGAGGAAATTTCCGTCAATGA TATCTCTGAACTCTCCACTAAGAGAGTCGCCCTGAACAATATCACACTTGTCCGCGACACAACGACCAACCCCTACGCTCTCTACAAATCCTTACATGCAACCCCCGTCTCGATCGACAACGATAAGCTTTTTGACTACCAGGATAATATAGTGACCGGCAATGTCCACGCGGCAGACCTTCTCGTCCAGAAGTATGACGGTATCATCCGGTCCACGTCGAAGGCGCTCTCCCAAGCACCATACCCATCCGCTAAACCAAATGTAAACCTCCTGTCGGTCTACAATGCTGCTGCTCATGCACGTGGTCAAGCTGGCACGCCGGCCCTGAAGGCGATATTACCCGCACTTGAAAGGCGGCCGAAGGACATCGGACTAGCGCTCACAGCCGTGCAGCTCTACGTGACCGAAGGCAACACTACTTCCGCAATCACCACCCTAGAGAAATCCCTCCAGCTACTCGAAGACTCCATCTCCGAACAGGATAAGGAGGTCCGCTTCAACCCAGGATTATTAGGCATTCTCGTCTCGCTCTATAAGCTCGAAGGCCGGAGGGTCCAGATCAGGTCGGAACTCGCTAAAGCTGCAGCCTATTGGCAGGAACATGTCGAGGCGCCACCTTCACTTCTGCGCGCGGCCGCACAGTCTTTGCTACACTCGTCGGACCGCGCAGATCTTACGACCGCCGGTGACTTGTTCAAGTCTCTTTACCAGAAGGACAGGAACGATTCTTTTGCCATCGCCGGTTACGTTGCTTCTCAGGCAACACTGGACTATGCCAAGATCGAGTCCCAGGTTGACACTCTCCCTCCAATCGACGATCTGATCTCGGATGTTGACGTGAACGCACTTGAATCGGCTGGCATatcccctccttcctccgcAGCCGCGGCAGCTGCGGCAGCCATCGCCGGtgcaaggaagagaacaTCTGGCGATAAACAAGGTCGTGCAACTAAGCGAGTGCGAAAGTCACGTCTTCCCAAGGATTATGATGCAAGCAAGACGCCGGATCCCGAACGCTGGTTGCCCCTCCGTGACCGCTCTAATTACCGACCCAAGGGCCGGAAAGGCAAGCAACGGGCCGCCGAACGGACGCAGGGAGGTATTGTCAACGAAAAGGCAGAGGAGTCGCCTGCGCCCGTGGCTCAGCAGCAGAAGTCTCAAGGCGGAGGTGctaacaagaaaaagaaaaagggaaagcggTAA
- a CDS encoding uncharacterized protein (predicted protein), with the protein MQNKNRKREEMLQAGYGGQYGVGMTATGATVVIKKEAKKVKIQPINGDPVAMDLTANESLALSFRLWRGTHGKKDWQRKQSFPGGEGPDDRPWDWPLWVLWREKWRSSFIAIE; encoded by the exons ATGCAGAATAAAAACAGGAAAcgagaggaaatgctccaaGCAGGTTATGGAGGACAGTACGGGGTCGGGATGACGGCAACGGGAGCAACGGTGGTCATAAA AaaggaggcaaagaaggtaAAAATCCAGCCGATCAACGGAGACCCTGTGGCCATGGATTTAACAGCCAACGAATCCCTCGCCCTGAGTTTTCGGCTTTGGAGGGGAACGcatggaaagaaggactGGCAACGAAAGCAATCATTTCCAGGCGGAGAAGGCCCAGACGATCGACCATGGGACTGGCCACTCTGGGTCCTctggagagaaaaatggagaTCGAGCTTTATCGCCATCGAATGA